One region of Chlorobiota bacterium genomic DNA includes:
- a CDS encoding Uma2 family endonuclease, with product MNTAIAPKHWTYDDYLQLSDEIRYEILEGDLAMAPAPDSNHQITSMEVEFPMETFVRTQKLGIVLHAPIDVILSKQVVLQPDILFVSKERREIVQKRGVFGAPDIVIEIVSPGSVQADRYRKKDIYQEHGVREYWIIDPRNKSIEIFALTERGYELHSIAEESGIVESIVLAGFTLDIEPIFQQLID from the coding sequence ATGAATACCGCAATTGCACCGAAGCACTGGACCTACGATGACTATCTTCAGCTTTCCGACGAAATACGGTATGAAATTCTTGAAGGAGATTTAGCAATGGCACCAGCACCAGATTCCAATCATCAGATCACCTCAATGGAGGTTGAGTTCCCGATGGAAACGTTCGTTCGTACCCAGAAATTAGGGATTGTGTTGCATGCTCCGATTGATGTAATCCTAAGCAAACAGGTCGTGCTTCAGCCGGATATTCTGTTTGTGTCGAAGGAACGCCGGGAAATTGTTCAGAAGCGAGGCGTGTTCGGCGCGCCCGATATCGTTATCGAAATTGTCTCCCCGGGGTCGGTTCAGGCGGATCGTTATCGGAAAAAAGATATTTATCAGGAGCATGGAGTTCGCGAGTACTGGATTATTGATCCGAGGAATAAAAGCATAGAAATTTTTGCACTAACCGAACGAGGGTATGAGCTTCATTCAATCGCGGAAGAGTCCGGGATTGTGGAGTCAATCGTTCTTGCGGGATTTACGCTAGATATTGAACCAATTTTCCAACAACTGATAGACTAG
- a CDS encoding 3-hydroxybutyryl-CoA dehydrogenase: MSNILSGTFGVCGGGTMGSGIAYAAAMAGYSVHLYDITDEAVARGISTIKKFLAGGVERGKITEEIASTTMQRVQGTTSLESFADCGVVVEAIVENMEVKKNLFTQLAAVVHQGCILASNTSSLPITELANGIPNPERVVGMHFFNPAHIMKLVEVIEGFRTSQEVVETTVALSRELGKTPVRAKDTPGFIVNRVARNFYGESFRIAGEGASTHDQIDRCMKAIGFKMGPFELMDLIGIDVNFAVTQSVYDLYFNEARFRPHLIQRKMVESGLLGKKSGKGFY; the protein is encoded by the coding sequence ATGAGCAATATTCTTTCTGGAACGTTTGGCGTTTGTGGGGGCGGAACAATGGGGAGCGGGATTGCCTACGCGGCGGCAATGGCCGGATATTCGGTGCACCTGTATGACATCACCGATGAAGCCGTGGCACGCGGAATTTCCACGATTAAAAAATTCCTTGCTGGGGGAGTCGAGCGGGGAAAAATAACGGAGGAAATCGCCAGCACAACAATGCAGCGCGTGCAGGGAACAACGTCGCTGGAATCGTTTGCCGATTGCGGGGTGGTGGTGGAAGCAATCGTTGAAAACATGGAGGTGAAAAAGAATTTATTCACCCAGCTTGCGGCGGTTGTTCACCAGGGGTGCATTCTTGCAAGCAACACCAGTTCGCTTCCAATTACTGAGCTTGCCAACGGCATTCCAAACCCAGAGCGGGTTGTGGGAATGCACTTTTTCAACCCCGCCCACATTATGAAGTTGGTGGAGGTAATCGAAGGGTTCCGGACTTCGCAGGAGGTGGTGGAAACCACGGTCGCGCTTTCGCGTGAGTTGGGGAAAACGCCTGTTCGGGCAAAGGATACGCCGGGGTTTATCGTGAACCGTGTGGCCCGCAATTTTTACGGCGAATCGTTCCGCATCGCTGGGGAAGGGGCCTCCACCCACGACCAGATTGACCGCTGCATGAAAGCGATCGGGTTCAAAATGGGGCCGTTTGAATTGATGGACCTTATCGGCATTGATGTGAATTTCGCGGTGACGCAATCGGTCTATGATCTCTATTTCAACGAGGCTCGATTCCGCCCGCATTTAATTCAAAGAAAAATGGTGGAATCGGGATTGCTGGGGAAGAAATCGGGAAAAGGGTTTTATTGA